A single window of Macaca mulatta isolate MMU2019108-1 chromosome 9, T2T-MMU8v2.0, whole genome shotgun sequence DNA harbors:
- the LRRC27 gene encoding leucine-rich repeat-containing protein 27 isoform X10, which translates to MLPVELGSVTTLKALNLRHCPLEFPPQLIVQKGLVAIQHFLRMWAVEHSLPRNPASQEAPPVKEMTLHDLPSPGLELSGDHASNEGAVNAQGPERAVMKEKAGFLPPVEKPDLSELRKSADSSEQWPSEEEIRRFWKLRQEIVEHVKADTLGNQLLPRELPPNLKAALNSEKELPKPRHVFRRNMASSRDILPDLLSPYQMAIRAKRLEESRAAALRELREKQALMEQQRRIHLLLTWKPSRTCPCGLQRRAWARLFAAPRPPCGAGAGAHGLQGLACMGSLVCSPEASVGGRRRCSACGHPLVSVFALASSRHLPACLSFSLVSCFSSVLSSSLSLECPRPCHSRRGGSFLCCCDRHQCHHLVRRVGQRAQCPQCLLCPPAPLTTWLHPSLGPRSPAGMDRSHSTPVALTWWLALASGGSQQEAKEEEESEGLVFTCPASL; encoded by the exons ATGTTACCTGTGGAGCTGG GGAGTGTAACCACACTGAAAGCACTGAACTTAAGACACTGCCCTCTGGAATTCCCTCCGCAGCTCATTGTGCAGAAGGGATTGGTGGCTATCCAGCACTTCCTGCGGATGTGGGCAGTAGAACACTCTCTCCCCAGAAACCCAGCTTCTCAAG AGGCTCCACCGGTTAAAGAGATGACCCTCCATGACCTCCCGAGCCCAGGATTGGAGTTGTCCGGAGACCACGCATCTAACGAAGGAGCTGTGAACGCTCAGGGCCCAGAGAGGGCTGTGATGAAAGAGAAGGCCGGCTTTCTCCCGCCTGTGGAAAAGCCAGACCTGAGTGAGCTCAGGAAGTCTGCTGACTCCTCAGAGCAGTGGCCCAGCGAGGAGGAGATCAGGCgcttttggaagctgaggcaggagattgttGAGCACGTGAAGGCAGACACTCTGGGAAATCAGCTCTTACCGAGGGAATTACCTCCAAATCTCAAGGCGGCCTTGAACAGCGAGAAAGAACTGCCAAAGCCAAGACACGTTTTCAG AAGGAACATGGCCTCCTCCAGGGACATCTTACCCGACCTCTTGTCACCGTACCAAATGGCGATCCGAGCAAAAAGACTGGAAGAGAGCCGAGCGGCGGCACTCCGAGAGCTCCGGGAGAAGCAGGCTCTGATGGAGCAGCAGAGACG GATCCATCTCCTCCTCACCTGGAAGCCAAGCCGCACATGCCCCTGTGGTCTGCAGCGCCGTGCATGGGCTCGCTTGTTTGCAGCCCCGAGGCCTCCGTGTGGGGCAGGCGCAGGTGCTCATGGTCTGCAGGGCCTTGCATGCATGGGCTCCCTTGTTTGCAGCCCCGAGGCCTCCGTGGGGGGCAGGCGCAGGTGCAGTGCTTGTGGTCACCCCCTTGTGTCCGTCTTTGCCCTGGCTTCCTCACGACACCTGCCTGCTTGCTTGTCCTTTTCCCTCGTTTCTTGTTTTTCCTCAGTCCTCTCCTCCTCACTTTCCCTGGAGTGTCCCAGGCCCTGCCATAGTCGTCGGGGAGGTTCATTCTTGTGTTGCTGTGACCGCCACCAGTGCCACCACCTTGTGAGGCGTGTCGGCCAACGTGCTCAGTGTCCTCAGTGTCTTCTCTGCCCTCCAGCTCCACTGACCACCTGGCTCCACCCATCCCTGGGCCCCAGGAGTCCGGCCGGCATGGACCGCAGCCATAGCACCCCTGTGGCCCTCACTTGGTGGTTGGCTTTGGCCAGTGGGGGCTCCCagcaggaggccaaggaggaagaggaaagcgAGGGCCTCGTCTTTACTTGCCCGGCTTctctctga